Proteins co-encoded in one Fusarium fujikuroi IMI 58289 draft genome, chromosome FFUJ_chr06 genomic window:
- a CDS encoding probable 2-nitropropane dioxygenase: MPFATELTKQLGIRVPVVQGGMMHVGTADLASAVSNAGGLGIITALIFPTPEELRKEIQRCRTLTKNPFGVNITLLPAMVPPNYAAYAQAIIDEGIKVVETAGNSPGPVISQLKKAGIIVLHKCTTIRHAQSAVKLGVDFLSIDGFECGGHVGESDITNFILLSKARQTLGVPFIASGGFADGYGLAAALCLGASGVNMGTRFMCTVEAPVHHKVKEEIVRADETDTTLLMRRWRNTTRLFKNKVALEALEVEKKSEKGEFAEIAPFVSGKRGKEVFVNGDTEYGVWTTGQVIGLINDIPTCDVLVHRIEKEAETALKERLALLVPESKL, from the exons ATGCCTTTTGCAACAGAACTCACCAAGCAACTCGGCATCAGAG TGCCCGTCGTCCAAGGCGGCATGATGCACGTAGGCACCGCCGATCTTGCCTCAGCCGTCTCCAATGCCGGCGGCTTGGGTATCATCACCGCTCTCATCTTCCCCACGCCCGAGGAACTGCGCAAGGAGATCCAACGCTGCCGCACCCTCACCAAGAACCCCTTCGGTGTCAATATCACCCTTCTTCCCGCCATGGTGCCCCCGAACTACGCCGCATACGCCCAGGCCATCATAGACGAGGGAATCAAGGTCGTCGAGACTGCAGGAAACTCTCCCGGGCCTGTTATCtcgcagttgaagaaggccggCATCATTGTTCTCCACAAGTGCACCACGATTCGCCATGCTCAGAGCGCCGTCAAGCTTGGCGTCGACTTCCTCAGTATCGACGGTTTTGAGTGCGGTGGACACGTTGGCGAGAGCGACATTACGAACTTTATCCTGCTCAGCAAGGCCCGTCAAACCCTCGGTGTTCCCTTCATCGCCAGCGGTGGCTTCGCAGATGGTTACGGACTCGCAGCCGCGCTGTGCCTCGGCGCTTCTGGAGTCAACATGGGGACGCGATTCATGTGCACGGTCGAGGCTCCAGTGCAccacaaggtcaaggaggagattgtGCGCGCCGACGAGACCGACACAACGCTCCTCATGCGCAGGTGGAGAAACACCACCCGactcttcaagaacaaggttGCCCTGGAGGCTctcgaggtcgagaagaagagtgaGAAGGGCGAGTTTGCCGAGATTGCCCCGTTTGTGAGTGGTAAGCGAGGAAAGGAGGTCTTTGTGAACGGCGATACTGAATACGGC GTTTGGACAACTGGCCAGGTCATCGGCCTGATTAATGATATTCCTACATGCGATGTCCTTGTTCACAGAATTGAGAAGGAGGCGGAGACGGCGTTGAAAGAGAGACTCGCGCTTCTGGTGCCCGAGTCAAAGTTATAG
- a CDS encoding related to regulatory protein amdA, which yields MLAIQSMEGPPRPLPGPPPPLVGPEPTEVRQPKPKTLPCKYCSKRFRRVEHVQRHERTHTKEKPFSCGWDRCGKTFGRRDLLVRHEKLVHLNEGSKDNNRPRKLSSNTSSASHKSSISEGQMSNEALGQQHLNVSRPPPPQQPLPQPQQFHHGLPPNTQQGPQDPRTQPRTAACNLDLLSDAALASSVTPVQRNVNAAPLPPHSPDSRRKSSYGESIVAYTTERPREDQPLGSGYVPQQLPTGSYDDYNPFLDELTSSSHFLPPNFEIEQQMMYSRSQGGPSGRRSSKSSFVPGRFPPMQTEARDPADPAARGIDEAARQSALRISVSDHTVIKNRLDEFSAVLPNDFVFPSRHTSTRFLEGYISGLHEHLPFLHLPTFSPAEAAPELLLAILAVGAQYRFEKNRGYALWYAAKAVAMEQIRRRRISEVHALLPTASAYSPHSTRPSPSATYRHSFASAQSERPTTQDTHREPYSPNTPQARIETIQAVLLLFAVGLWGVPTILHEALSLQSNLAILIREEGLVAEINQSAVNDWETWIRLETATRTKLVAYCFFNLCSIAYNMPPLLLTSELNLLLPQRGKLWRAETAWQWQEMRQSTPMMELTLHDAFSRLFGRTNQGLPQHLSSLGSYVLIHALIQHIYLLKQTSFATGLPYNIHRTMKPEDVEEVTQALRVWQTSFEDQHQLRAAEAGHYNALDSNVGGTLDYTATALLRQAYIRLYTDVTPSTALETRDPLLVASALSRTPLLVRSLRLHRAVFQAFHALSMLVKAGVNYVARTKSAEWSIQHSLCNFECAILVSKWLLTIAAIGPHEAPASPEEKNLLDMVGRMLDETEFAVPPIDPSLSGQNEAPSSDSAKLRQLAVAVVRLWAETFKGTHIFEIVKVMGQSLDAYADLIEKPRDRSPPVRLLEPNIN from the exons ATGCTTGCCATTCAGTCTATGGAGGGCCCTCCTCGTCCACTTCCtggtcctcctcctcctctcgtTGGGCCAGAGCCTACTGAAGTTCGCCAACCAAAGCCCAAGACTCTACCCTGCAAGTACTGTAGCAAGCGGTTCAG ACGTGTCGAACATGTTCAACGCCATGAGCGCACTCATACCAAGGAGAAGCCATTCTCATGTGGTTGGGATCGCTGCGGAAAGACATTCGGACGAAG AGACCTCCTTGTTAGACACGAGAAGCTCGTGCATTTGAATGAAGGTAGCAAGGACAACAACCGACCTAGGAAGTTGTCGTCCAAtacatcatcagcttcacaTAAGAGTTCCATCTCTGAGGGTCAGATGAGCAATGAGGCTCTTGGACAGCAACATCTAAATGTATCACGACCTCCGCCACCACAACAACCACTCCCGCAGCCACAACAGTTCCACCATGGCCTTCCACCAAATACTCAACAAGGCCCTCAGGATCCCCGGACTCAGCCCCGAACTGCAGCTTGCAATCTTGACCTGCTCTCTGATGCAGCCCTCGCGAGCTCAGTGACACCTGTCCAGAGAAATGTCAATGCAGCGCCTCTTCCACCACATTCACCAGATTCCCGAAGAAAGAGTAGCTATGGAGAGTCCATCGTCGCATACACCACGGAGCGACCCCGGGAAGATCAGCCTCTGGGATCCGGATATGTGCCTCAACAGCTCCCTACTGGCTCTTATGATGATTATAATCCTTTCCTTGACGAGCTGACCTCTTCGTCACATTTCTTACCTCCAAATTTTGAAATCGAACAGCAGATGATGTATTCTCGGAGCCAAGGAGGACCTTCGGggagaagatcatcaaaaTCGTCCTTTGTGCCAGGCCGCTTCCCTCCAATGCAAACTGAGGCACGAGATCCTGCAGACCCTGCCGCTCGGGGTATCGACGAAGCAGCACGACAGTCGGCCCTTCGTATCTCAGTATCCGACCACACTGTGATTAAGAACAGACTGGATGAGTTCTCGGCTGTTCTTCCTAATGACTTTGTGTTCCCGTCTAGGCACACATCGACCAGATTCTTGGAAGGATATATCAGCGGACTCCACGAGCATCTGCCCTTCCTCCATCTTCCAACATTTTCACCTGCCGAGGCCGCTCCCGAGTTGTTGCTTGCTATCCTTGCCGTGGGGGCCCAATATCGCTTTGAGAAGAACAGAGGCTATGCCCTTTGGTAtgctgccaaggctgtcgCGATGGAGCAGATTCGAAGAAGGCGCATTTCGGAGGTTCACGCTTTGTTACCGACTGCTTCCGCTTACAGTCCTCATTCCACGAGGCCCTCGCCAAGTGCCACATATCGCCACTCGTTTGCATCTGCACAGTCGGAGCGACCTACAACACAGGATACTCACCGAGAGCCATA TTCTCCAAATACTCCCCAGGCTCGGATTGAGACCATCCAAGCAGTTCTACTTCTATTCGCTGTCGGTCTTTGGGGCGTGCCAACCATCCTTCATGAAGCGCTGTCACTACAGAGCAATTTGGCAATTCTCAttcgagaagaaggccttgTAGCAGAAATCAACCAGAGTGCTGTTAACGACTGGGAAACCTGGATTCGATTGGAAACAGCCACGAGGACGAAGCTCGTTGCTTATTGCTTTTTTAATCTTTGCAGCATTGCCTACAACATGCCCCCATTGTTATTGACATCCGAGTTGAACCTCTTGCTCCCTCAAAGAGGTAAGCTTTGGAGGGCCGAGACAGCTTGGCAATGGCAGGAAATGCGACAGTCGACGCCAATGATGGAGCTCACCCTGCATGACGCCTTCTCACGACTTTTTGGCAGAACAAACCAGGGACTTCCCCAACATCTGTCGTCACTGGGAAGCTATGTTCTCATCCACGCCCTCATCCAACATATCTATCTTCTGAAGCAGACGTCTTTCGCAACTGGTTTGCCATACAACATCCACCGAACCATGAAACccgaagatgtcgaggaggTTACGCAAGCACTGCGTGTATGGCAGACGAGTTTTGAAGATCAGCATCAGCTGAGGGCAGCGGAAGCCGGACATTACAACGCATTGGACTCGAATGTGGGAGGAACCTTGGATTACACGGCCACAGCGCTACTGCGACAAGCCTACATCCGACTCTATACCGATGTCACGCCGTCAACCGCGCTCGAGACCCGGGATCCGCTTTTGGTGGCGTCGGCGCTGAGCAGGACCCCCTTGCTAGTACGGAGTCTAAGACTGCACCGGGCAGTGTTCCAAGCATTCCACGCCCTATCGATGCTGGTTAAGGCTGGCGTCAACTACGTAGCCAGAACCAAGTCGGCCGAATGGAGCATTCAGCATTCGC TGTGCAATTTTGAATGTGCCATTTTAGTGTCCAAGTGGCTACTCACGATTGCGGCTATTGGGCCGCACGAGGCTCCCGCTTCACCCGAGGAGAAAAACCTACTGGATATGGTTGGACGGatgcttgatgagactgaATTTGCGGTCCCGCCAATCGACCCATCTCTTTCGGGGCAGAACGAGGCGCCATCAAGCGACAGTGCCAAGTTGCGACAACTGGCTGTTGCAGTTGTGCGACTCTGGGCAGAGACTTTCAAAGGAACACATATATTTGAGATTGTCAAGGTTATGGGCCAGAGTCTCGATGCATACGCTGATCTGATCGAGAAGCCGAGAGACAGAAGTCCACCGGTCCGGTTGCTGGAGCCAAACATCAACTGA